The DNA region TTCAAAATTACTGGTGGAGATGGGTCTTTCCATCCTTAGTCCTTTCTATCTGTGTAATATGTATTAACATAGTAGGTGAAGCACTTAGGGCTGCGATAGATCCAAAATCTCAAGAACGTTAGGGGGAAAAATTATGGCATTATTAGAACTTAAAAATTTACACACTTATTTCAAAACCAAAAAAGGGATTATAAAAGCTGTAAATGGAGTAAGCTATTCAGTAGATTCTGGTAGAACCCTTGGGATAGTAGGGGAAAGTGGTAGTGGGAAAAGTGTATCAGCTATGAGTATTTTAAAATTGTTAGATGGAAACGGCTATATAGCCGATGGCGAAATACTCTTTAATGGCGAAAATTTGGTAGATATCCCAGTAAATGAAATGACTAGAATTAGGGGTAATGAAATTTCTGTAATATTTCAAGAGCCAATGACATCTTTAAATCCCGTTTTTTCAATAGAAAGACAATTGGCAGAACCTTTTATGATCCACCAAGGTTTAAGTAAAAAGCAGGCTGCAGAAAAAGTGGTAGAGATGATTGATTTAGTTAAAATACCAAATCCTGAAGCAGTAGCAAAACAATATCCCCACCAACTTTCAGGGGGTATGAGGCAACGTATTATGATTGCAATGGCCTTAGCCTGTCGCCCTAGGGTATTAATAGCCGATGAGCCAACAACGGCGTTAGATGTTACTATTCAAGCCCAGATCCTTAAATTGATGAATGAACTTAAAAGTACAATCGGAACATCTATATTGTTTATAACCCATGATTTAGGGGTAATAAATGAAATGGCAGACGATGTTGCTGTAATGTACTGCGGTCAAGTTGTTGAAAAAGCAACAGCTAGAACAATTTTTGGAAAAGATAGTAAATATTCTCACCCTTATACAGAAGGGTTAATGGTATCTATCCCAAGATTAGATACACCTAAAGGAACAAGGCTAGAAGCAATTCCTGGAGCTGTTCCCCACCCCTTAAATTTACCTAAAGGCTGTAAATTTGCCCCGAGATGTAAATATGCTACAGACAAATGTAAGGAAAATGAACCTCAATTACTTGAAGTGGAACCAGGGCATCAAATACGTTGCTTCTATCCAGTGAAAGGAGTAAGACAAAATGGCTAACACAAAACAAAATAAAAAGGTCTTAATCCGTATTGAGAACTTAAAACAATACTTTCCATTAAAAAAGAAATCTTTATTTGCTGAACAATTGTATGTAAGGGCAAATGACGATGTATCTTTAGATATATATGAAGGGGAAACTTTAGGGTTAGTAGGGGAAAGTGGTTGTGGTAAATCTACATTAGGTAGGACATTACTTCAACTTTATAAACAGACCGATGGTAGAACTATTTATTATGGCAGAGACTTAGATGAAATAGCTCCCCAGTATGTTGTTTATACATTAAAAAAATCTTGAAAAAATTAGGGATAAATACAAAGAAGCCCAAAAAGCTGAAGAAGAAGCGAGAAAAGCTTATGAAAAGGCGGCGGAAGGTGAAGAAAAGTACAAAGCTATTAATAAATTAAGGGCTGCAGAGAAGGTGACCAAAGACTATTTTTTAGATATGGTGCAGCTTATAGGTGGATTCTTCTTAGCAGAAGATTTAAAACCAGTTGCAAATATTTTATTAAAGGAACATAATGCCGCTATTAAAGTGAGAAAAATTAAAAATAAAATTCAAGACTATGAATTAAAGTTAGATGAAAAAATAGCCAAGTTGAAGGAAAAGGGTAGAAGTGAAAAGGAAATAGAAGAAAAAGTAAAAAACTTACAAGAAAAGATAGCGGAACAAAAACAGGCTCTAAAAAATGCGGAAAAGAAATTGGAGGAAATATTAGCTACAATAGAAAAAATGTTAGATCCTTACAGAAGTCATCCTGATTTTGCCAAATTAGAATCATACAGAGATAAAGGTATAGACCTAGCTAAACTTACAGTAGAGGAAATGAGGATGATCAGAAAAGACTTGCAATTAATTTTCCAAGATCCTTATTCATCATTAAATCCCAAAATGACCGTTGGTCAAATAATTTCAGAGGGATTATTTGCCCATAAAATGTTTTCACCAAGTGATCCTAAATTACAAGATTATGTATTAGATGTTATGGATAAATGTGGTCTACAAAACTACTTTGTTCACCGCTATCCCCATCAGTTTTCCGGAGGACAAAGGCAAAGGATAGGGATTGCCCGTGCAGTTGCATTAAAACCTAAGTTCATTGTATGTGATGAAGCAGTTTCTGCTTTGGATGTATCAATTCAATCACAAATCCTCAACTTATTACAAGATTTAAAAGAACAAGAAAATCTCACGTATCTATTTATATCCCATGATTTATCTGTAATTAAGTATATTAGTGATAGGGTTGCTGTTATGTATTTAGGTAACCTAGTGGAATTAGCAGAAACTGAGGAATTATATCAAAGGCCCATGCATCCATATACTGAGGCCCTTTTAATGGCAATTCCTACCACCGATGTGGATGTAGATAAAAAAGAAGTCTATGTATTAGAAGGAGATATACCAAGTCCAATTCGCCCACCTGCAGGTTGTAAATTCCATACAAGATGCCGCTATGCAACTGATATTTGTAAAAATGTACCACCCAAATTAGAGGAAGCTAGACCTGGTCACTTTGTAGCTTGTCATCATAAATTAAACCAATAAAAAGGATGAATAATTGTGTTATATCAAAGGGAAAAAATTGAAAAAATTTTGAAAGCAAAAAAAGAAAAGGCTGAAGCAATTAAAAAAAGTAGAGGTTATAGTGAAGATTATGATGAAAAATTGACCTTTGATGATATCTTAGCAATTGTAATTTCAGCAACTATCGTATTTGGACCAATATTTTTGGTGTTGTTAATATTGCTTTACCTAGTGGTAATAATATGGTAAAAATAACAGCGGGATAAAAAGTTTATCCCGCTGTTATAACTATATTTATAAAACATAGCGTAAAATTATTGTAGGAAAATTTGATAAGAAAAATTTAAAAGGGATTACGCCTCTGGTAAAATAGAAATTGGCAAAAAAATAATTTAACCAAGGAGGCGAATCCCTATGATTAATATTATACACGAAATTGTGTCAAAAGAGTTAAAAAATATTGAGAAAGAATTTATTGAAATAATATCTCGACAAGGAGATTTATCAGAATTCACAATAGTTTTAGAGAAAAAATTAAAAAATATTGGATGCAGTATTATTAAGCAATTCTTAGAAGAACTAAATGAAGTAGTAAAAAAAGATCCACAGAGGAAAAAGAAGTGGTACATAGAGAGGAAAGCAGATAAAAATACACTAGTTACAGTATTCGGAGAAGTAGAATACTATAGGACATATTATGTATCAAAGGATGGGAAAGAATATAAATATTTATCTGATGAAATAGTGGGTATAAAGCCACATCAGAGGGTAGAAACATTAGTGGAAAGCAGGATGATAGAAGAAGCAATAGATGTATCATACCAAAAGAGTGCTCAGCCCTATGATATAAGCAAGCAAAAGGTAATGGAAAGCATAAAAAATCTTGATGATATAAAAATTGATATAGAAGAAAAAGAAGCAAAAAGTGAGATTGAATATCTTTATATAGAAGCCGATGAAGACCATGTATCATTGCAGGAAGGGGGAACAATATCTCCTAAACTAATATATATACATGAAGGATTTGAAGAAAGAGAAGGAAAAGAAAACAGGCACAAACTAAAAAATGTATTTTACATATCTGGTCATTACAAAGGCTCAGAGGAGATATGGAAAGAAGCATATGATGTGAATTATCAAATTAAAATTCCTAATATAATCAAAATAAAATAGTATCATGAAGCCATATCGCTCAATATATTTTTCATATTAAATTAACTTAAACTAATAAAAAAATCACATTATCACATTGTTTTAGAGGAAAGAAAAAGCGACTAAAAAGCCGCTAATAATATTTAACATCATAGCTAAAGGATTTAAATAAAACAAAAGAGATATTATCTAATATAACATACCAATCATGTGCTAACTCCACTCTACAAGGTCTATACTTATTAAAAATTTTTATTTGAAGATGCTCTCCACAACTGATAGGAAAGTGATTTTCTTTTCCTTTGAAATACCAACATTCTTTCTCTTTAGAATAAACTAACTTACCCATCATAGTCCAGTTTCCTCACAAGCTTTAAATACTATTTCTTCATTAATGATATTTGCTTTAAACTGATATCCTAATAAAAGTGCATTGGTTGCTAAATTATTAATAATTCTTGGCCAGCCTCTAGACCTTGATGCAATAGCTTCTATAGCATGAGGAGTAAAAATTTCATGGGTAGCACCGGCTATTTTGAGATGATGTTCTATATAACTTTTCACTTCTTCTTTTTTGAGAGGAGCCATTTTATATCTCATTACAATCCTTTGAGCTAAAGGTTGATTTTGGTTTAAAGATAGTCTGTCCATTAAAAAAGGCAGCCCTGATAGTATTAAAACAAATGGATTTTCAGAATCCATTGAGAAGTTAAACAAGATACTAATATCAGTAAGAAACTTATTAGAGGACATTTGCATTTCATCTAAAATAAGTACAGGTGTTATTTTCTTTTCATAAAACGAAGAATAAATAACCCGTTGAATTTGTTTAAAGAGATCTACTTTGCGGAAAGAAGGTTCTTCACCTAATTCCATAGTCAAACCTCTATAAAAATCTAAGACAGTTCCGGTAGACATAGGAAAATATATAGGTTTAAATAAAGAAGGATTAAGATTATTGACAAAATGTCTAAGAGCAGAAGTTTTCCCAGCTCCTGGTTCACCAGTTAAAACACCGATTCCCCTAGTATCTTTTAAGTATGTTAAACGTGCCATTGTTTCTGAAAAATTTTCAGAAGGAAATAAGTCTTTAGTTGCCACTTCTTTGTTAAAAGGGGTTTTAGTTAAAGAATAAAAAGTTCTATACATTATTAGTACTTCCTTCAATTGAATGGATTTTTCTAAAGCTAAGTAAACTTTGTTGAGAATCTATTCCCCTTTTAACCTTGGCATTATCAGCAAAATTGACTTTTTTAGCTAATCCTAAGAAGAGATCTTCTTTGTAAATAAGTATTTCTTCAAAGGTTTCAGGATCAAACCTAATTTGAATTTTTTCACCAATCAATTGAGCAGGTACCTCGTAAAGATTACAATTAACAGAAATTGTACCATCATGTTTTACTTTTCGATACTCCCTTTTTAAAAACAAGTGTTTTAAAGAAGTAGGATCATCTACCATTTTAACTTCACTCATCTGAGACATAAACTTATCTAAAGGGGTCATATTTAATGAACTATGAATCTTACGATGGTAATCTTCCTCAAGCCATTGCCAAAACTTTCTGTTTAGATTATCAATACTTGTTAAATCCTCTTCTTTGAGTAAAGGTAAAAAACGTTTTCTCATAGTTAGAAAAAAACGTTCAATCTTACCTTTACTAGTAGCATCATATGGCTTTGTATGAGTCAAAGTTATACCTAACGAAGCGCAAGCTAAATGTAACTGATCTGAGCGATAAACCTTACCATTATCTAAGTACAATATTTTAGGAATACCTCTTCTCAATAATGCCTCGCTAAAAACTTTTCGCACAGAACTGAACTTTTCAGAAGTGACAAAAGCTGCAAAAGGTATTATCCTTGAACAATCATCAATAAAAGCGAATAAAAATGTTTTTATCTTTTTACCCTCTACCTTTAAATAAGGACCAACTGCCATATCACCTTGCCACAAAACATTTACTTTATCATAAGAAAACCTTTTTCTTTGTGGTTCTTTTAAAGCTTCTTTACCTAAAAGCCCTTCTGCTTTCAAAAAACGATACATAGTAGAATAAGAAATAATATTAGGGGTTATAGTACCTTTTAAAACTAATTGGTCATAAAAAAGTTTTACTGAAAGCCCTAAGTTTTCTTTTCTAGCACTTAAAATTATCTCTTTTAACTCGGGTGAAATACTTCTGCTACTACCTTTATCATTACGAGGCTTAGGTTTTAAGCCATTGAAACCTTCCCTACGATAAGCCCGTAACCACATTTCTATAGTCTTTGGTGTAAATTCCTTGATACCATAATAAGGAACTTGATGAGTAATGGCAGAAATTTTAGCTAAATAATCTTTCTGTTTTTCTACTTGTCCATTTAAAATAGGTGCAATTAGCCCATAACGAAATAAAGCTATTTGTTCTCTGTCATTTTCAGTCATTGAAATGCCTCCTTAAAATTGAATATTTAAGGAGATTAACCGGTTAACCTCTGTAAATACAATTTTATATGACTTTCTTTCCCCTGACAAAGCAAATAAACTGTTTTTTTAAAAACCCTTTCTTTTTTTCAATTTTTATAGTAAAATTAAATTGCCATAAAATTTGTTTGAAAGTGATCGTAAAACTTTTTTGCGAAGTTTTCCTTGGGGAAGGAAGAGATCATTTTAAACAATTTTATGGCCTTTTCTTTTTTATTACTGCTAAAGACCTCTTCCTTTTTAAAATCTCGGAAAAAAGCAATATATTTAGGCAAATTCTTCAAAAATCTTTTTTTATAAAAAAACATTAACTGCCTATAAAAAGGTACATGTTGTTTTTTGTTAAGGATAAGAATTTCTAAACACTCTATAATAACCTCAAGTGAATACTGATAACGTGGCAAAAGAAAAGAAGGTAAAATAGATAGAGTTTTCTTACAGCAAGGACAATAATATCTTCTAATTTTAATTTGATATATATTGTGTAAAGTAATAGCATAACGTTTGTAAAATCCTTTTTTTTTCAAGATTTACATGGGCTTTACACATAGGACATATATTAAATTCTGGATAATAATTGTGTATATTATTCTCACAATATGTTTTAATACTAATTTTAAAATCGTGTATATATTGCATAAAAAAATCCTCCCCTAAAATATTTTGAAAATATTTTATCAAATTATCTTAGGGAAAGATATATGGATTAGTAATTTTATTTTGATTAAAATCTTTAATTTAGTTATTATTTATTTTGCAAGTTTACAATATGAGTATATTGCAAAGAGGTATGATATTGAAAAAATAAAGAGAATATACATATCAGGAGACGGAGCATCTTGGATAAAATCAGGGTTGGAGTATATAGAAAAGAGCGTATTTGTGCTAGACAGATATCATATAAACAAATATGTGTTGAAATCAACGGGACATGTTCCCCAATTAAGATTTGAGCTTTGGGATGCAATAAATAGGTGTAACAAGAAAGGTGTGAAGAAAGTACTTAACGAAGCATTAAGCTGTGCAGACAGTATGAGCCGTATAGAAAGCATATTAACTTGTAAGAAGTACCTGTTAAACAATTGGGATGGCATAAAGATATATAAAACTGACAGTGAAAACATCATAGGTTGTAGTGCAGAAGGCCATATAAGCCATGTACTATCTGCCAGATTAAGTAGTAGGCCTTTGGGTTGGAGCAAAGAAGGTGCAGACAAAATGGCACGTTTAAGGGCGTATAAATGGAATGATGGCAATGTTTATGAGTTAGTATTGAAAAACAAGAAAAAAGAAAGAACAAAGCTACCTGAAAGGTATATAAAAGAGATAAAAAAGAATCTAAAAAAGAATATTGCTGATATAAATGTTGAGATACCAGTAATAAAATACGGGAAAAGAAATGCTTCATATTTTGCTATAAATGCCTTGAGATATGCTTGGTAGACATTTATTTTAAGAGGAATAAAAATTTGTCTAGATACTGATAATCTGCTCCGTGATAATATTCATAAGTGAATGGGAATGGACTGGTATATTATGGACTATTTCTAGAAAATAGCTAATCACAGGGCGTAATCCATAAATTTTTTTCCTACAGTATCTTGACGCTATCTTTATAAAAAAATAGCATTGACAAAAAACAACTACCTAATATATAATATTAAAGGAATGCGAGAGTGCTGGAACTGGCAGACAGGCACGTTTGAGGGGCGTGTGGTCAATACCGTACGGGTTCAAGTCCCGTCTCTCGCACCAAATATTTTAAAAAAGTATTGACAATATATGATTTAAGTGATAAAATTGGTCTTGTCCTTTGGTTAGAGAAATAATAGTTTAAATGACAAAATAAAAATTATTTAAAAAAGTGTTGACAAAATAAAATATAAAAGTTATAATAATAAATGTCGCTGAGATAAAGAGCTGGAGCTGTGGTGTAGAGGCCTAACATGCCTGCCTGTCACGCAGGAGATCGCGGGTTCGAATCCCGTCAGCTCCGCCACTAAAAAATATGCCTCGGTAGCTCAGTCGGTAGAGCAGAGGACTGAAAATCCTCGTGTCGGCAGTTCGATTCTGCCCTGAGGCACCATTGAAACTATGCGGAAGTGGCTCAGTGGTAGAGCATCGCCTTGCCAAGGCGAGGGTCGCGGGTTCAAATCCCGTCTTCCGCTCCAAAAATGCGGCGGCATAGCCAAGTGGTAAGGCAGAGGACTGCAAATCCTTTATTCCCCAGTTCAAATCTGGGTGCCGCCTCCAAGATCTTACCAAACACACCCTGCCGGGGTGGCGGAATAGGCAGACGCAAGGGACTTAAAATCCCTCGGGCTTTACGGCCCGTACCGGTTCGACTCCGGTCCTCGGCACCAACTGAAAATTAACACCTGAGACAAGTTCTCAGGTTTTGTTATACTAACAATGGGTTCGTAACTCAGGGGGAGAGTGCTACCTTGACAGGGTAGAAGTCGCGCGTTCGATCCGCGCCGAACCCACCATAATTAGCAATTAACAGCATTTAGCTGTTTTTTTTATAAATAAGTGGTCTTTCCCAGTAATTTAAACTATAATATAAGTTAAAGGGAGTTATAGGAGGTTATTGTTTTGCAAACTATTATTGTTGGTGCCGGTAAATTAGGGTATAAGTTAGCAGAGTCCTTATCTCAAAAAAATGATAATGTTATAGTTATAGATGTTAATCAAGAAGCTTTAGATAAAGTTAATGACCATCTTGATGTCTTAACTGTAAATGATAGTGGTTTAAATATGGAAATGTTAACCAGATTAAATATTAGTAAATGTCATTTATTGATTGCAGTAACTAGTAGTGATGAAATTAATATGCTGGTAGCTTCTATGGCCAAAAAAATGGGTTGTTACAACACTATAGCTAGAATTCGCAACCCGGAATACTCCAATCAAATTGAATTTATAAAAAGGGAAATGAATATTGATTATGTTGTTAATCCTGATTTAGCAACTTCTAAAGAAATTGCTAAGTATTTGTTGAAAGGGCAAGCTATCCATATGGAAGATTTTGCCCAAGGGAAAGTTGGTATGGCAGATTTCAAAGCCAACAATTTAAAGGATATTATAGGTAAAAAAATTAAAGATTTAAATATCCCCCAAAATGTGTTAATAGCTGCCATCTCAAGAAATGGTGCAACTATTATCCCTAATGGGGAAACGGAAATTGAAAGTACAGATATTATATATGTCATAGGTAAAAAAGAAAGTATAAATCAATTTTCAAAAAACTGCGGTTCCCTTATTGGTCATAAACATGTTAAAAAAGTAATTATTTTAGGTGGTGGTAAGATAGGTTACTATTTAGCCAATAATTTAATAGAACATGGAGTAGCGGTAAAAATTATAGAAAGGGATAAAAAACGATCTCAGTATTTGGCTGAAAATATTAATGGTGGACTGGTGATTCATGGTGATGGTACTGATACTGAGTTATTATTGGAAGAAAAAATAGCTGATATGGATGCTTTTGTGACCGTTACTGGCTATGATGAAGAAAATTTACTATTAGGTTTACTAGCTAAACAAAATGGTGTACCTAAAGTAATTGCCAAAGTAAGCAGGCCAAATTATATTCCTATTATAGAAAAGTTAGGTATTGATATAGCTGTAAACCCTGTTTATATAACAGCCAGTGATATACTCCGTTATATTCAAGGAGGGAAAGTAGTTTCAATTTCTTTACTTTTAGGGGGAGATGCAGAAGTATTAGAAATTATTGCTACTAAGAACTCACAAATAATTCATAAAAAACTCAAGGATCTCCAATTACCAAAGGGGATAATTGTTGGAGCAATTGTTCACAAAGGGAAGGTGATTATTCCCAACGGTGATTCAGAAATTGTTCCTGGGGATAGGGTTATTGTATTTTCTTTACATTCAGAAGTACCTAAGCTAGAAAAGCTTTTCGGTATAAGGGGTGGTGGTATAGTATATGAACTATTTAATAGTAGCAAAGGTTCTAGGCAATCTATTAATTTTTAAGAGTGCTGCCCTAGTTTTGCCCTTGTTAGTTAGTATCCTCTACAGAGAAGGGGATTATTTCCCCTTTTTAGTTACTATATTATTTACTCTAATATTAGGTTTCTTTTTATCTTCTATTAAAGTTAATGGAAGGATTAGAATTAGGGAGTCTCTGCTAATAGTAGTTTTTGGTTGGTTATTAGTAAGTTTTTTTGGTTCCCTTCCCTTTGTGATGTCGGGATATTTCACACCCGTTGATGCTTTTTTTGAAACAGTATCAGGACTAACTACAACGGGTGCAACTATTTTAGATGATATAAAAATTTTGCCTAAAGGGATATTATTTTGGCGATCCTTTACCCATTGGCTAGGAGGGATGGGAATATTGGTACTTACTTTGGCTATCCTCCCAGCTTTAGGTGTGGGAGGATTTCAAATATTTAAGGCGGAAAGCCCTGGGCCTATTTCTAATAAGCTAGTCCCCAAAATGAAGGATACAGCGAAAATATTATATACAGCTTACTTAGGTATTACAATATTACAGGTAGTTCTCCTGTATTTAGGTAGAATGTCCTTTTATGAATCTCTACTACATACCTTTGGGACTATGGGGACAGGAGGCTTCTCCACAAGAAATTCCAGTATAGGAGCTTTTAATCATAATTCTTACTTAGTTTTTGTTATAACTATATTTATGGTTGCTGCAGGAGTTAATTTTTTCCTGTACTATGATTTATATAAAGGTAGATGGAGGTCAGTAATTAAAAATTCTGAATTAAGATGGTATTTATCAATAATTATAGTGGCTTCGTTAATGATTACTATAAATACAAGGTTGACAGTTTATGATTCTCTTTTTGAAGCTTTTAAACATAGTACTTTTCAAGTTAGTTCTTTTATAACTACAACTGGTTATACCACCACAGATTATGAACAGTGGAGTTCCTTTAGCAAAGGAATACTTTTTCTATTGATGTTTATAGGAGGTAGTGCAGGCTCTACCGCTGGTTCAGTTAAAGTTATAAGAATAATGATTTTATGGAAATTAGTAAAAAGGGAAATCGCCAAAATTCTCCATCGGAAAGCTATCATACCTATAAAAATCAACAATCAAAATATATCTTTAGAAGTAGTAACTAGTATTACAGGTTTTGTATTTCTATATACACTTTTGTTAAGTATAGGAATATTAGTTGTTTCTTTAGAAGGACATAGTTTGGCTAGTGCTGCTAGTACTGCAGCAGCTACATTGGGTAATATTGGTCCTGGATTTGAAGTTATAGGTCCCACTAGAACTTATAGTGACTTTTCTAGTTTTACAAAAATTTTCTTATCAATATTGATGTTATTAGGGAGACTTGAACTTTTTACTTTATTTGCTCTATTGATGCCAGAGTTTTGGAAAGGGAGTTGAAATTTTAATTATTTTTCTTGACAATTTAACTGTATATAACAACTTCCCCCCTCATATACTAAATTTAGGTAGATTATCTTAAGGGGGGAAGAATATGAAAAGTCTTACCATAGGAACTAAAGGATATCTAGAACAATTTAAGTTTTGTCTAGAAGATAAACTAGAGCCTTTACGCCAGCTAGGGATCGAGATAAATTTAACAGAAGAATCTAAAGGTAACATTACCTTTTTGGGATGTTCAATTCATAATACCACAATTAGTAATCACGATTATGAAAAAATGGCAGTTAAGCAAATAGCCTTTGCTTTAGCAACATACATAGTAGATGTTTTAGAAAAACCTTTATTAGAAAAAAATATTAAAAGTTTTTATTCTACACTTTCGGAAAAAGAGCAAAATAAATTATATATAAAGTCATTAGAGATTATAAAACAAAAGAATAAAGTCTTTAAAAGAGATGAAACTATAAAAACTAATATTGCGGAAAAACTTATAGATTATTTTGACAAACAATGGCAAATAAATATTGAAGGTTTCATTAGGTTTAGGCTACAGGATTATATGGATAGTTTATTAGAAATAATCAAAGAGGCTCAAGAAGAATTGAATATAGAAAAAGAGTATAATGATTTTATAAAATTACTTCGGTATTTTGTGGATATTCAAGAACCTAAAATAAATGAAGCTCATTTAATGAAAAAAGGTGCTAAATACCTGGTTTTAGGAGATAATTATGAAGTTATTACAGAGGAAAATTATGGGGACATAAATGGTTGTGATGGAATCATTAGTTGTTTAGTAACCTATGCCCCTAAAAAAATACTTATCCATATAAAAGATTTTTATTTTGATGATGAAGTTTTAACAACTGTAAATAGTATTTTTGATGAGAAAGTTGTCTTATGTTTAGGGTGCAATCACTGTGCAGAATCTGTGGATACAAGTGAAGAAATAAAAAAAACTTGACTTTTAGATTAAATAACAATATAATATTTTCAAAAAATATAGTTAAAAAACTATGAAGGGGAAAAGTACTTTGTGGAACTTTCCAGAGAGGGTGTACCGCGGCTGAAAGTATACCTAAAGGGAAACTTAGGAAAAACCACCCTGGAGTTGGAGGCGATGAGCCTTATCGGTTAATAGCCGTTATCTTATTTAAAGTGGAAGGACATTATTCCTTCAACTAGGGTGGAACCGCGGTGTACAATCGTCCCTTTTTAAGGGACGTTTTTTTATATATTTATATATAAAAGAAAAAATTTTAGTTTATTCTTCCAAAGGAAGATGTTGTTTATTTTAGAAAGGAGTTGAAATAAAATGATTAAAGTTACTTTAAAAGATGGCTCAGTTAGGGAGTATAAAAAAGGGGTTACAGTAGAAGA from Anaerobranca californiensis DSM 14826 includes:
- a CDS encoding ABC transporter ATP-binding protein; amino-acid sequence: MALLELKNLHTYFKTKKGIIKAVNGVSYSVDSGRTLGIVGESGSGKSVSAMSILKLLDGNGYIADGEILFNGENLVDIPVNEMTRIRGNEISVIFQEPMTSLNPVFSIERQLAEPFMIHQGLSKKQAAEKVVEMIDLVKIPNPEAVAKQYPHQLSGGMRQRIMIAMALACRPRVLIADEPTTALDVTIQAQILKLMNELKSTIGTSILFITHDLGVINEMADDVAVMYCGQVVEKATARTIFGKDSKYSHPYTEGLMVSIPRLDTPKGTRLEAIPGAVPHPLNLPKGCKFAPRCKYATDKCKENEPQLLEVEPGHQIRCFYPVKGVRQNG
- a CDS encoding ATP-binding cassette domain-containing protein, with the protein product MANTKQNKKVLIRIENLKQYFPLKKKSLFAEQLYVRANDDVSLDIYEGETLGLVGESGCGKSTLGRTLLQLYKQTDGRTIYYGRDLDEIAPQYVVYTLKKS
- a CDS encoding oligopeptide/dipeptide ABC transporter ATP-binding protein translates to MRDKYKEAQKAEEEARKAYEKAAEGEEKYKAINKLRAAEKVTKDYFLDMVQLIGGFFLAEDLKPVANILLKEHNAAIKVRKIKNKIQDYELKLDEKIAKLKEKGRSEKEIEEKVKNLQEKIAEQKQALKNAEKKLEEILATIEKMLDPYRSHPDFAKLESYRDKGIDLAKLTVEEMRMIRKDLQLIFQDPYSSLNPKMTVGQIISEGLFAHKMFSPSDPKLQDYVLDVMDKCGLQNYFVHRYPHQFSGGQRQRIGIARAVALKPKFIVCDEAVSALDVSIQSQILNLLQDLKEQENLTYLFISHDLSVIKYISDRVAVMYLGNLVELAETEELYQRPMHPYTEALLMAIPTTDVDVDKKEVYVLEGDIPSPIRPPAGCKFHTRCRYATDICKNVPPKLEEARPGHFVACHHKLNQ
- a CDS encoding UPF0236 family transposase-like protein gives rise to the protein MINIIHEIVSKELKNIEKEFIEIISRQGDLSEFTIVLEKKLKNIGCSIIKQFLEELNEVVKKDPQRKKKWYIERKADKNTLVTVFGEVEYYRTYYVSKDGKEYKYLSDEIVGIKPHQRVETLVESRMIEEAIDVSYQKSAQPYDISKQKVMESIKNLDDIKIDIEEKEAKSEIEYLYIEADEDHVSLQEGGTISPKLIYIHEGFEEREGKENRHKLKNVFYISGHYKGSEEIWKEAYDVNYQIKIPNIIKIK
- a CDS encoding DUF5348 domain-containing protein; the protein is MMGKLVYSKEKECWYFKGKENHFPISCGEHLQIKIFNKYRPCRVELAHDWYVILDNISFVLFKSFSYDVKYY
- a CDS encoding ExeA family protein, with amino-acid sequence MYRTFYSLTKTPFNKEVATKDLFPSENFSETMARLTYLKDTRGIGVLTGEPGAGKTSALRHFVNNLNPSLFKPIYFPMSTGTVLDFYRGLTMELGEEPSFRKVDLFKQIQRVIYSSFYEKKITPVLILDEMQMSSNKFLTDISILFNFSMDSENPFVLILSGLPFLMDRLSLNQNQPLAQRIVMRYKMAPLKKEEVKSYIEHHLKIAGATHEIFTPHAIEAIASRSRGWPRIINNLATNALLLGYQFKANIINEEIVFKACEETGL
- a CDS encoding DDE-type integrase/transposase/recombinase, translating into MTENDREQIALFRYGLIAPILNGQVEKQKDYLAKISAITHQVPYYGIKEFTPKTIEMWLRAYRREGFNGLKPKPRNDKGSSRSISPELKEIILSARKENLGLSVKLFYDQLVLKGTITPNIISYSTMYRFLKAEGLLGKEALKEPQRKRFSYDKVNVLWQGDMAVGPYLKVEGKKIKTFLFAFIDDCSRIIPFAAFVTSEKFSSVRKVFSEALLRRGIPKILYLDNGKVYRSDQLHLACASLGITLTHTKPYDATSKGKIERFFLTMRKRFLPLLKEEDLTSIDNLNRKFWQWLEEDYHRKIHSSLNMTPLDKFMSQMSEVKMVDDPTSLKHLFLKREYRKVKHDGTISVNCNLYEVPAQLIGEKIQIRFDPETFEEILIYKEDLFLGLAKKVNFADNAKVKRGIDSQQSLLSFRKIHSIEGSTNNV
- a CDS encoding DUF6431 domain-containing protein; its protein translation is MKKKGFYKRYAITLHNIYQIKIRRYYCPCCKKTLSILPSFLLPRYQYSLEVIIECLEILILNKKQHVPFYRQLMFFYKKRFLKNLPKYIAFFRDFKKEEVFSSNKKEKAIKLFKMISSFPKENFAKKFYDHFQTNFMAI
- a CDS encoding UPF0236 family transposase-like protein, which encodes MIKIFNLVIIYFASLQYEYIAKRYDIEKIKRIYISGDGASWIKSGLEYIEKSVFVLDRYHINKYVLKSTGHVPQLRFELWDAINRCNKKGVKKVLNEALSCADSMSRIESILTCKKYLLNNWDGIKIYKTDSENIIGCSAEGHISHVLSARLSSRPLGWSKEGADKMARLRAYKWNDGNVYELVLKNKKKERTKLPERYIKEIKKNLKKNIADINVEIPVIKYGKRNASYFAINALRYAW